In a genomic window of Natranaerovirga pectinivora:
- the nhaC gene encoding Na+/H+ antiporter NhaC produces the protein MSSKKEILTPSAKIALIPIVVVIVTLTLSVFIYDAQPHIALFLGAATAGLTAFLYGFSWDTIQSGFTESIHRAIPSLIILLIIGMIIGVWIASGIVPALIYYGFNILLPNWFLPSILILCSIMSVITGSSWTTVGTIGVAAIGVGQGLGIPAPAIAGTVVSGAFFGDKLSPMSDSTNLTPSVLDVDLYVHIKHMLYSTVPSFIIALILYTLLGIFLTEGSIDTDFIANYQTIIRDNFTLSPWLLLPPTAVIGLILFKIPAIPSLIVGVVLGGFIQVAIQGQSVNEFFHILYDGFTISTGEEEIDALLSRGGMASMYNVVSLALIALAFGGIMNKCKMLESIVLKMSKFVKSTGNLVATTLGTSILLNIFSANQYLAVILPGQMFEDCYKGQGLKLKNLTRALEGGGTLTAPLIPWNSSGVFVYSVLSINPLVYAPYAIICWLTCIIVGLFGYRDITMEKSYKKE, from the coding sequence ATGTCTTCCAAAAAAGAAATACTTACACCATCTGCAAAAATAGCACTTATCCCTATTGTTGTCGTCATCGTTACACTAACCCTTTCTGTTTTTATATATGATGCTCAGCCTCATATTGCACTTTTTCTTGGCGCAGCAACTGCTGGCTTAACTGCATTTTTATATGGCTTCTCTTGGGATACCATTCAATCCGGCTTTACAGAAAGCATACATAGAGCAATCCCTTCATTAATAATACTCCTTATTATCGGTATGATCATTGGCGTATGGATTGCTAGTGGTATTGTCCCAGCACTTATTTATTATGGTTTTAATATCTTATTGCCCAACTGGTTTTTACCCTCAATACTTATTTTATGTAGCATTATGTCTGTTATTACAGGCAGCTCTTGGACGACAGTAGGAACGATTGGAGTGGCAGCCATTGGCGTTGGACAAGGTTTAGGCATTCCAGCCCCAGCTATTGCAGGAACAGTTGTCTCTGGTGCATTCTTTGGTGACAAGCTATCTCCAATGTCAGATTCTACTAACCTAACTCCTTCCGTATTAGATGTGGACCTTTATGTTCATATAAAACACATGCTATATAGCACAGTTCCTAGTTTTATAATCGCCCTTATATTGTATACCCTTTTAGGGATTTTTCTTACTGAAGGAAGTATCGATACTGACTTTATCGCAAACTATCAAACCATCATTAGAGATAATTTCACCTTATCCCCTTGGCTATTACTTCCACCTACTGCAGTTATTGGTCTTATTCTTTTTAAAATCCCTGCTATACCGAGTTTAATTGTTGGTGTTGTATTAGGTGGTTTTATTCAAGTTGCCATCCAAGGACAAAGTGTAAATGAGTTTTTCCATATATTATATGATGGATTTACTATATCTACTGGTGAAGAAGAGATAGATGCCCTATTATCAAGAGGTGGTATGGCCAGTATGTACAATGTTGTTTCATTAGCCCTTATAGCATTAGCTTTTGGTGGCATTATGAATAAGTGTAAGATGTTAGAGTCCATAGTATTAAAAATGTCAAAATTTGTTAAAAGCACAGGTAATTTAGTAGCCACTACATTAGGGACCTCTATATTATTAAATATCTTTAGTGCCAATCAATATTTAGCTGTTATTCTACCTGGTCAGATGTTTGAGGATTGTTATAAAGGTCAAGGTCTAAAACTTAAAAATCTTACAAGAGCCTTAGAAGGTGGTGGCACCTTAACAGCCCCTTTAATACCTTGGAATAGCAGTGGTGTTTTTGTCTATTCAGTTTTAAGTATTAATCCCCTTGTTTATGCGCCCTATGCCATTATCTGTTGGCTTACTTGTATTATCGTTGGTCTCTTTGGATATAGAGATATAACTATGGAAAAAAGCTACAAAAAAGAATAG
- a CDS encoding superoxide dismutase — protein MHHRMIPTGQHQLPLLPYPYDALEPVISEKTLRIHHNKHHKSYVNGLNTAEVKLAEARKKNDFDNIKHWERELAFNGSGHILHSIYWTNMAPLNQGGEPGPLTMEQINQYFGCFDSFKEQFKKATEKVEASGWGVLIWNPAWDRLEILQSEKHQNLTQWGGIPILVCDVWEHAYYLEYQNERKTYIDDWWKLINWNDVEKRLVMAMDGKLPLERGKEVIQSSDVFHSHFRK, from the coding sequence ATGCACCACAGAATGATACCAACAGGGCAACACCAATTACCACTCTTACCTTATCCATATGATGCTCTAGAACCTGTTATTTCTGAAAAAACATTACGTATCCATCATAACAAACATCATAAATCCTATGTAAATGGTTTAAATACCGCTGAAGTTAAACTGGCTGAAGCTCGAAAAAAAAATGACTTTGACAATATAAAACATTGGGAAAGAGAGCTTGCTTTTAATGGCTCAGGTCATATATTACACAGTATTTATTGGACCAACATGGCACCATTAAACCAAGGCGGCGAACCTGGACCACTAACAATGGAACAAATCAATCAGTACTTTGGATGTTTTGATAGCTTTAAAGAACAATTTAAAAAAGCCACTGAAAAGGTTGAAGCATCTGGTTGGGGCGTATTGATTTGGAATCCAGCTTGGGATAGATTGGAAATATTACAATCAGAGAAACATCAAAATTTAACTCAATGGGGTGGTATCCCAATTTTAGTTTGTGATGTATGGGAACATGCTTATTATCTAGAATATCAAAATGAGCGCAAAACCTATATAGATGATTGGTGGAAACTTATAAACTGGAATGATGTTGAGAAAAGACTGGTTATGGCAATGGATGGTAAGTTGCCTCTAGAAAGAGGAAAAGAAGTTATTCAATCTTCAGACGTTTTTCATTCGCATTTTAGAAAATAA
- a CDS encoding EAL domain-containing protein, with protein sequence MKQMKNKSKIKQRIISLLIIVISSLVISGIIYYSASSRLSNYVASSLTELAIQGSEIVSREIRTKLSTLETLAKVEEIKNPNVPINEKVRLLNEYFITDSYLRISIADTEGYSRTTDEASLYIGDRDYFQHALRGVSYVSETMISRVDGSNVITIAVPVYYQNKIEYVLYGTYAIEALSLITDSIKIGENSDTMILNKEGTILAHREREYVHQGINYLSVFGENEKSKMITQAIEEGRAGAKNYHYEKNNRFMGYAHIQDTHWILVITSAKKDVFGSIGQLLLIILGSIISTLLVLIVLNYYLRYLKSKLNKQQIISKNAIDTASLLVIGFDLNGKIYEFNQHAVNKTGYSKDEVVGKKGIYDIVQENEQIKIRNILNKEKDHSKFELEIIGKNGQSIYGIWSQNSLEDSREKIELIGMDISEMILAQKNLQNQHEELTAVYEELAASEEELKSQFDQLAFHRDQLKDSEERYELVVKAAQIGIWDWNIEEGSHYYSENWYDICGIGKMIDIWYHLILEEDCEYVTSLIERQLTYKKEDFNCEFRILLGENKRWIRLFGKVIWHCNEPYRLVAAFLDITEQKESEEKISKLAYYDPLTNLPNRINLIQHFREVVIQQRKAALIFLDLDNIKLVNDTFGHNFGDLLIIEVSKRLNSVKDYKFVVSRLSGDEFVILLLDSEEKSTINDYCTSLLRLLNKSYQINNTKLHITGSMGIARFPEDGLSFEALLKHSDLAMYKAKENGRNRFVFYEKKMNEEAVQKMTIKNYLVNALKNNEFVLHYQPQYSIEEENEITGFEALIRWNSPELGFVSPVEFISVAEENYMIIPIGIWVLKEACNFIKKYNAYMEKEHIISVNISILQLLQDDFVDMLGDVLEEVNLKPSLLEIEITETMLIKSFDTIVVKLEQIKEKGIHIALDDFGKGYSSLSYLRQLPITTLKIDKSFIDNIEIMDDVDNLTESIIYLAKKMGLNTVAEGVETEKQLEYLKRNQCHKIQGYLFSKPLKEEDVYKVSGKLK encoded by the coding sequence ATGAAACAAATGAAAAACAAAAGTAAAATAAAGCAAAGAATTATAAGTTTATTGATAATTGTAATTTCTTCTTTGGTTATAAGTGGTATTATTTATTATTCTGCATCAAGTAGATTATCTAATTATGTAGCATCTTCGTTGACAGAATTAGCTATACAAGGATCAGAAATTGTTTCTCGAGAAATCCGTACTAAGTTGAGTACTCTTGAAACCCTAGCAAAAGTTGAAGAAATAAAAAATCCCAATGTACCTATAAACGAAAAAGTAAGATTACTTAATGAATATTTTATAACAGATTCCTATTTAAGAATAAGTATTGCAGATACAGAAGGTTATTCTAGAACAACAGATGAGGCCTCTCTTTATATTGGAGACCGGGATTACTTTCAACATGCACTAAGAGGCGTATCATATGTATCGGAGACTATGATTAGTCGTGTTGATGGAAGTAATGTCATTACAATTGCAGTTCCTGTTTACTATCAAAATAAAATAGAATATGTCTTATATGGGACGTATGCCATTGAAGCATTAAGTCTTATTACAGATAGTATAAAAATTGGTGAAAATAGTGACACCATGATTTTGAATAAAGAAGGAACAATTCTTGCCCACAGAGAGAGAGAATATGTACACCAAGGCATAAATTATCTAAGTGTTTTTGGGGAAAATGAAAAAAGCAAAATGATAACACAGGCAATAGAAGAAGGAAGAGCTGGTGCAAAAAACTATCATTATGAGAAGAATAATCGGTTTATGGGGTATGCCCATATTCAAGACACACATTGGATATTAGTAATAACATCAGCTAAAAAAGATGTGTTCGGTAGCATCGGACAATTGTTATTAATTATTCTTGGTAGTATTATAAGTACATTACTTGTTTTAATTGTTTTAAATTACTATTTAAGATATTTAAAATCAAAGCTTAATAAACAACAGATCATTTCAAAAAATGCAATTGATACAGCCAGTTTACTTGTCATTGGTTTTGATTTGAATGGTAAAATTTATGAATTCAATCAGCACGCAGTTAATAAAACAGGCTATAGTAAAGATGAAGTCGTTGGTAAAAAAGGAATTTATGATATTGTTCAAGAAAATGAACAAATTAAAATTAGGAACATTTTAAACAAAGAAAAAGACCATTCTAAGTTTGAATTAGAAATAATTGGGAAGAATGGTCAAAGTATTTATGGGATATGGAGCCAAAATAGTTTAGAAGATTCAAGGGAAAAGATAGAACTTATTGGTATGGATATTTCTGAAATGATACTTGCCCAGAAAAACCTTCAAAATCAACATGAAGAGTTAACAGCAGTTTATGAAGAACTTGCAGCTTCTGAAGAGGAATTAAAAAGTCAGTTTGATCAACTTGCATTTCATAGAGATCAACTTAAAGATAGTGAAGAACGCTATGAATTGGTTGTAAAAGCTGCCCAAATAGGTATATGGGATTGGAATATTGAAGAAGGCTCTCACTATTACTCAGAGAATTGGTATGATATATGTGGAATAGGTAAGATGATTGATATTTGGTACCATTTAATTTTAGAAGAAGACTGTGAATATGTAACAAGCCTTATTGAGAGGCAGCTTACATACAAGAAAGAAGATTTTAATTGTGAGTTTCGTATTTTATTAGGAGAAAACAAGCGTTGGATACGTTTGTTTGGAAAAGTTATTTGGCATTGTAATGAACCGTATAGACTAGTGGCTGCATTTTTAGACATAACAGAACAAAAAGAGAGCGAAGAAAAAATTTCAAAACTTGCTTATTATGATCCTTTAACCAATTTGCCAAATAGAATAAACTTAATTCAACATTTTAGGGAGGTTGTTATTCAACAACGTAAAGCGGCGCTTATCTTTTTGGATTTGGATAATATTAAGTTGGTAAATGATACATTTGGCCATAATTTTGGAGATTTATTAATTATAGAAGTGTCCAAAAGATTAAATTCAGTTAAAGATTATAAATTTGTAGTTTCAAGATTAAGTGGGGATGAGTTCGTGATCCTATTATTAGACTCAGAAGAAAAATCAACAATTAATGATTACTGTACTTCATTATTAAGACTACTGAATAAAAGTTATCAAATCAATAATACAAAACTACATATTACAGGAAGTATGGGGATTGCAAGGTTTCCTGAAGATGGTCTAAGTTTTGAGGCGTTATTAAAGCATTCAGATTTAGCTATGTATAAAGCTAAAGAAAATGGTAGAAATCGCTTTGTATTTTATGAAAAGAAAATGAATGAAGAAGCAGTGCAGAAAATGACCATAAAGAATTATTTAGTAAATGCGTTGAAAAACAATGAGTTTGTTCTACACTATCAACCTCAGTATAGTATAGAAGAAGAGAATGAGATTACAGGCTTTGAAGCTCTAATTCGATGGAATAGTCCAGAATTAGGCTTTGTGTCGCCAGTGGAATTTATTTCCGTTGCGGAAGAAAATTATATGATTATTCCAATAGGGATATGGGTGTTAAAAGAGGCCTGTAATTTTATAAAAAAATACAATGCTTATATGGAAAAGGAACATATAATATCAGTTAATATTTCAATTTTACAATTGTTACAAGATGATTTTGTAGACATGCTGGGAGATGTTTTGGAAGAAGTAAATTTAAAACCCTCTTTACTAGAAATTGAGATTACCGAAACCATGTTGATAAAATCTTTTGATACCATAGTTGTGAAACTGGAACAGATAAAGGAAAAGGGAATTCACATTGCCTTAGATGATTTTGGGAAAGGATATTCTTCTTTAAGCTATTTAAGACAACTTCCAATTACAACATTAAAGATTGATAAATCCTTTATAGACAATATAGAAATAATGGATGATGTAGACAATCTTACAGAGTCTATTATTTACTTAGCTAAGAAAATGGGGTTAAATACTGTTGCAGAAGGTGTTGAAACGGAGAAACAATTAGAATATCTAAAAAGAAATCAGTGCCATAAAATACAAGGATATCTTTTTTCAAAGCCTCTTAAGGAAGAAGATGTTTATAAAGTGAGTGGTAAATTGAAGTGA
- a CDS encoding ABC transporter ATP-binding protein, whose product MLASIKNIVKRYGDTVVLDNVSFEINKGEVLGLLGPNGAGKTTTIRALAGLIGIDAGDILIFNDKQHVNNLNVKKRMGLVTQEVTVFDELTAEENLKFFGGLYGLKGTELKKRVSEALEFVGLTEHAKKFPKKFSGGMSRRLNIACALVHQPEFIIMDEPTVGIDPQSRNYILESVKRLAENGTTVLYTSHYMEEVQAISTRILIMDQGHIIAGGTLKELIKRIQHEEKINITVENPSEGLTEKFKSIQGVKNVIRDGSDYIIISGAGYGNLNRVLSVAQEKGGVSNISADKPTLEDVFLTLTGKNLRDEGEK is encoded by the coding sequence ATGCTAGCAAGTATAAAAAACATAGTGAAAAGATATGGTGATACAGTAGTATTAGATAATGTAAGCTTTGAGATAAACAAAGGAGAAGTTTTAGGATTATTAGGACCTAATGGGGCTGGAAAAACAACCACCATAAGAGCACTTGCAGGTCTTATTGGTATTGACGCTGGAGATATTTTGATTTTTAATGATAAACAACATGTTAATAATCTAAATGTGAAAAAAAGAATGGGATTGGTTACTCAAGAAGTTACAGTTTTTGATGAATTAACAGCAGAAGAGAATCTTAAATTCTTCGGTGGGTTATATGGATTAAAAGGAACAGAGTTAAAAAAGAGGGTAAGTGAGGCCCTTGAGTTTGTTGGATTAACAGAGCATGCTAAAAAATTCCCTAAAAAATTCTCAGGTGGTATGTCAAGAAGGCTCAATATTGCGTGTGCTTTAGTCCATCAACCAGAATTTATCATTATGGATGAACCGACTGTAGGGATAGATCCACAATCAAGAAATTATATATTAGAATCTGTAAAGCGTCTCGCAGAGAATGGTACAACAGTTTTATATACTTCTCATTATATGGAGGAAGTTCAAGCTATTTCTACAAGGATATTGATTATGGATCAAGGTCATATCATAGCAGGAGGAACTTTAAAAGAGTTAATAAAACGCATACAACATGAAGAAAAAATCAATATAACCGTTGAAAATCCATCTGAAGGTCTAACAGAAAAATTCAAAAGCATCCAAGGTGTTAAAAATGTCATTAGAGATGGATCGGATTATATTATTATCTCAGGAGCAGGGTATGGGAATTTAAATAGAGTCCTTTCTGTGGCCCAAGAAAAAGGTGGGGTTTCCAATATTTCTGCTGATAAACCAACCCTTGAAGATGTGTTCTTAACTCTAACAGGTAAAAATCTTAGAGATGAGGGGGAAAAGTAA
- a CDS encoding ABC transporter permease — protein sequence MTVFKFALLRAYRSKRTVLSVSLLPIGLILIRPLWVGENPAGFGFGFLSLVIMSTAFLLVQGVMTDRVSGTIRRIYAAPIKEYNYLVENLLAYQLILTAQIAIVILIGSFLYQWNTILSVQYFLCYTIFGSASIGLTLAWNSLFKNKESSDAVFSIIVTMMALLGGIFVPIEALPDVLAKIGMVFPTYWVSIGLLAITNNEVKIFMVSIVALLMFTCAFIIFGSKRRLE from the coding sequence TTGACAGTTTTCAAGTTTGCCCTTCTTAGGGCTTATCGAAGTAAAAGAACGGTGTTATCTGTTTCATTACTTCCTATTGGATTAATCTTAATACGTCCTTTATGGGTTGGGGAAAATCCTGCCGGGTTTGGATTTGGATTTTTATCATTGGTTATCATGTCAACAGCCTTTCTATTGGTGCAAGGGGTTATGACAGATAGAGTTTCAGGGACCATAAGACGGATATATGCAGCCCCTATAAAGGAGTATAATTATTTAGTGGAGAATTTACTTGCCTATCAACTTATATTGACAGCTCAAATAGCTATAGTGATTCTTATAGGTTCATTTTTATATCAGTGGAATACAATTTTGTCAGTACAGTATTTTTTATGTTATACTATTTTTGGATCAGCTTCTATTGGGCTTACTTTGGCTTGGAATTCTTTATTTAAAAATAAAGAATCCTCTGATGCAGTATTTAGTATAATAGTCACAATGATGGCATTGTTAGGTGGGATTTTTGTTCCTATTGAGGCGTTGCCTGATGTTTTAGCTAAGATTGGGATGGTTTTTCCAACGTATTGGGTATCAATTGGATTACTTGCCATTACCAATAATGAAGTGAAAATATTTATGGTATCAATAGTTGCCTTACTAATGTTTACTTGTGCATTTATTATATTTGGAAGCAAACGCCGATTAGAATAA
- a CDS encoding sensor histidine kinase, whose product MNDNETFISPEIYGTIYRLIGVILLCLLWIRTDSTIVGFFFTLFIVNMMLLRWRFNQLHWTLIIDVLVCISVSVIWPYGLYGLVLIVFNTLFINIGLLVLPIAIYVFVQGDYPLMVMLIQSLFVGFLLEKWKAQKNKDLAQIDFNSQKRRELESLKDELLTANIQVARMAEVSERSRISREIHDNAGHEIIAAYMSLQVIESLIDNDSKEIKEMFKESIKRLEMGIEKIRYTVHDLTPLTEVGIECLNKLCSEFTFCPIEFKVFGDSSKVPIYLWNILEPCLKEALTNIMKHSMAKKVNVTLDITPYIVRLCVENNGIKNNKDLSGIGLRNLRHRVGAVGGNISTDTSDGFRLICVLPIEPKGGFL is encoded by the coding sequence ATGAATGATAATGAAACTTTTATTTCCCCTGAGATATATGGGACTATTTATAGACTTATTGGTGTAATCTTACTATGTTTGCTGTGGATAAGAACAGACAGCACCATAGTAGGATTCTTTTTCACGTTATTTATTGTTAATATGATGTTATTGCGTTGGCGTTTTAATCAGTTGCATTGGACATTAATAATTGATGTGCTGGTTTGTATTAGTGTTTCAGTTATTTGGCCTTATGGTTTATATGGCCTTGTACTTATAGTGTTTAATACATTATTTATAAATATTGGATTATTGGTATTGCCCATTGCTATTTATGTCTTTGTACAAGGAGATTATCCATTGATGGTAATGCTTATTCAGAGTCTTTTTGTAGGTTTTTTGTTAGAGAAATGGAAGGCGCAGAAAAATAAAGATTTAGCCCAAATCGACTTTAATAGTCAAAAACGACGGGAATTAGAAAGTTTAAAAGATGAGCTACTTACTGCCAACATTCAAGTTGCAAGGATGGCGGAAGTCTCAGAAAGAAGTCGAATTTCCCGGGAAATCCATGATAATGCGGGACATGAAATTATTGCTGCCTATATGTCTTTACAGGTTATAGAGAGCTTAATTGACAATGATTCAAAAGAAATTAAAGAAATGTTTAAAGAATCTATCAAGCGGTTAGAGATGGGTATTGAAAAAATAAGGTATACAGTTCATGATCTAACACCATTGACAGAAGTTGGAATAGAGTGTCTTAATAAATTATGTAGTGAATTTACTTTTTGCCCCATCGAATTCAAGGTTTTTGGGGATTCCTCTAAGGTTCCTATCTATCTGTGGAATATCTTAGAACCTTGTTTGAAAGAAGCTCTAACAAATATAATGAAACATTCTATGGCTAAAAAAGTAAATGTTACTTTAGACATAACTCCTTACATAGTAAGGTTGTGTGTAGAAAATAATGGTATTAAGAATAACAAGGATCTATCAGGGATTGGACTTAGGAATTTAAGACATAGAGTGGGCGCAGTTGGCGGAAATATATCTACAGATACGTCGGATGGATTTCGTTTAATCTGCGTATTACCCATTGAGCCTAAAGGGGGATTTTTATGA
- a CDS encoding ABC transporter permease, producing MNSSSLFLVAFKQYFTRLTRDPFGLAIFTGLPVLLVVILGMVYTQNATEEIYHNGYNMANTYIGTGMLLMFLSMSGIYLLNYLDFDFNKNMKWRLRSLPCSTHILVFAATVACTVFMIIQGVLVVGITTFFLDAYWGNIGVTLSVVILMSIFSMFLNIILFFYVKNLRIAETFAWGIAWGMGVFGGLMFDLPNNAFFTFMREYGTPYALGHKAIMSSGFIEPSYTNVWIGLIGLFLIVVLFGLLVALLGRRKLA from the coding sequence ATGAATAGTTCTAGTTTGTTTTTAGTAGCATTTAAACAGTATTTTACAAGATTAACAAGAGACCCTTTTGGTCTGGCAATTTTTACTGGTTTACCAGTCCTTCTTGTTGTAATATTAGGCATGGTCTATACTCAAAATGCAACAGAGGAAATTTATCACAATGGATATAATATGGCGAATACTTATATTGGTACTGGGATGTTATTGATGTTTCTTTCAATGAGTGGTATTTATTTGCTTAACTATTTGGATTTTGATTTCAATAAAAATATGAAATGGCGTCTTAGATCCTTACCATGCTCAACCCATATTTTAGTTTTTGCAGCTACTGTAGCTTGTACAGTTTTTATGATTATACAAGGCGTATTAGTTGTTGGTATTACCACTTTTTTTCTTGATGCTTATTGGGGAAACATTGGTGTTACTTTATCTGTTGTTATATTGATGTCAATTTTTTCTATGTTTCTTAATATTATATTATTTTTCTATGTAAAGAATTTACGAATAGCAGAAACATTTGCTTGGGGGATTGCGTGGGGAATGGGCGTGTTCGGTGGACTTATGTTTGACTTGCCTAATAATGCTTTTTTCACATTTATGAGAGAGTATGGCACCCCTTATGCACTAGGCCATAAGGCTATTATGTCATCAGGCTTTATAGAACCTTCTTATACAAATGTGTGGATCGGCTTGATAGGATTATTTTTAATTGTGGTATTATTTGGCCTATTAGTTGCTTTATTAGGAAGGAGGAAATTGGCTTGA
- a CDS encoding response regulator transcription factor produces MNIVIVDDDQLICKSLELTLSKEEDITVLGTANDGQEAIALCEKTKPDIVLMDIRMPGVDGVQATRIIKKELPHIKIMMLTTFQDKQNIQLALQAGAEGYLLKTDKITNIGEKLRILFAGVAVLDGDVLKKLTTPDLPSIDKLTPREKDVLSLVSQGLTNKEISQQLFLSEGTIRNIVSIIMEKLEVKNRTQLSVLMNKN; encoded by the coding sequence ATGAACATAGTCATTGTAGATGATGATCAACTTATATGTAAAAGCTTAGAATTAACTTTATCTAAGGAAGAAGATATCACTGTTCTTGGAACTGCAAATGATGGACAAGAAGCCATTGCTTTATGTGAAAAAACTAAGCCGGATATTGTGTTAATGGATATAAGAATGCCGGGGGTAGATGGTGTACAAGCAACTAGAATAATAAAAAAAGAGCTTCCACATATAAAAATTATGATGCTTACAACTTTTCAGGATAAACAGAATATTCAGTTGGCATTACAAGCTGGGGCAGAAGGGTATTTACTAAAAACGGATAAAATCACAAATATTGGGGAAAAATTACGCATATTATTTGCAGGTGTTGCTGTATTAGACGGTGATGTGTTGAAAAAACTGACGACGCCAGATTTGCCATCTATAGATAAATTGACGCCAAGAGAAAAAGATGTACTAAGTCTTGTATCTCAAGGGTTAACCAATAAAGAAATAAGTCAACAATTATTTCTAAGTGAAGGTACCATTAGAAATATTGTTTCAATCATTATGGAAAAATTAGAAGTGAAAAATAGAACGCAGCTCAGTGTTTTGATGAATAAAAATTAA